The nucleotide window GGCTGTCTGGCCAGGCGAACCGCCCATCTCCTCGATGGCCGGCATCCCTCTGTGCCTTGATTCGGAATCGCTCCGAGTCCCGACCGGTTGCACATGGTACGGGAAGGCCAACCGGCTCAGCCATGATGAGCCGGTTTCCTGGGCCATCATCGACGAGGTGGCGACCGCCTCATGGAAGACGACAGTGGAGCCGGGCCTGCTGGCTCTGCCGGCGATTGTGGCAGAGGGCGGACCATGCACGGGCAATCCATACGATCCAAGCCGGCTCTCCGCCGGCCAGATCATCCGCCAGCGGCGCAGTGCGGTGGCGTTCGACGGCAAGACCGCCATGCCCGCCGCAACTTTTTTTACGATGCTTTCTCGGGTGATGCCGCTGGCCCAGGGACCGGTGCTTCAACGGCCTGTGCCCTGGGACTGTCTTCCCTGGGAGCCGACCATCCATCTGCTGCTTTTCGTCCACCGGGTAGAGGGGATAGCCTCCGGCCTCTACTGTCTGGTCCGTGATCAAGCCAAAACCGATTGGCTCAGGCAGGTCATGCATGATTCCTTCACATGGACCAAGCCGCAGGGCTGCCCCAACGCGCTCCCGCTCTTTCTGCTGCAGGAAGGAGATGCGCGGCGATTGGCCGCTCAAGTCAGCTGTGGCCAGGAGATTGCCGGCGACAGCGCCTATTCGCTGGGAATGGTGGCGGAGTTCGACTCCAGCTTGCACCGTCATGGCCCCTGGTTCTATCGTCGATTATTCTGGGAAACCGGACTGATCGGGCAGGTGTTATATCTGGAGGCGGAGGCGGCCGGCCTGCGCGCCACGGGAATCGGCTGCTATTTCGATGACCCCGTGCACCAGACCTTCGGGATCAAGGACCAAGCCTTGCAATCGCTTTACCACTTTACCGTCGGCGGGCCGGTCGAAGATTCCAGGCTGACCACGCTCCCGCCGTATGGGCCGCAGACGCAATGAGGGGTATGCAGGATGTTCAAGATTAAGAAACGGGCCGCTGCCGCCGGAAAATCTCCGGTCCTCTACAACATCATCGAGGACTATACGGAGTTCGATGCGCCCGGCAACGTGACTCTGTGCGCGATGACGGAGCCGGAGGACCTGCCCGGCCATGCCCGAGTCCTCTCCGAGAGCTACGCAGTCCCGATCGATGCAATGACGAGGCTGCTTACCGAGGGCGGAGTCTACGTCTATCCGCAGGAAGGCGTATTGGTGACGCGAGGATTGTTTGCGTGCCAGCTCGATGTCGCCGGGAAAGGGCCCAAGCAGACCTGGGTCTTGGACGTTATGCAGTATGCGGAGGCGGAGCAGTTGACGCGGGCGTATGGGCTCAGCCTGGAAGAAGCAGCGGCGAGAGTGTTCCGCCGGACCCTGCCGCCTGAGCTCCAGGAACGGCTCAGGCAGCCGAACATTGGGCTCGACTATGCCAAGCTCGACCGGGCCGTGGCCAAGGGCGGCAATGTGAAGTATATCGATTTCAGGAAGGACTGGTCCCCACACTTCAAGCGGCTCTGCATCATGCCGGACGGCAAGCTGGTGGAGACCGGCGGCATCGAAGAATTTTCATCCTTGCACGGGATCACGCCCGCACAGGCCAAGCAGCTGTTGGAGGCCGGGGGCATCTTGGAAGTGGAGGAGGAGGTCCTGGCCTGCCAGGTGGTGAACGGCCAGCCGGCCGTGGCCCGGTTCAACCGTCACCAGTATGCCAAGGCGAAAGAGCTCGTGCAGAGCAAGGGTATGCATGTGATGGATGCGCTCAGCGAGGTGGGGCTGAGCGACCCGGCTTTAATGCGCTCCCTGCGTCGTCTGGAACGGCAGTCTTAAGGCTGGGCAATGGGAATGGATGAGTGGTGCGCCCGGAGGGAGTCGAACCCCCAACCCCTAGATCCGTAGTCTAGTGCTCTATCCATT belongs to Nitrospirota bacterium and includes:
- a CDS encoding SagB/ThcOx family dehydrogenase, with the protein product MNSLEPVLHYHQATKHHFHRFARSLGYLDWANQPNPFRRYEGAPLISLPRLTANEQPASPPYENLYRAGAVPSQPVTQQALSRFFEYALSLTAWKQAGESSWALRSNPSSGNLHPTEGYVLTGPVSGLAQTSGLYHYAPKEHGLERRTDWSDASFARLLQPFPQGTFLFGLSSVHWREAWKYGERAFRYCQHDVGHAIGTARIAAAALGWRAVLLDGSSDDQITALLGLDRPQDFDGAEREHPDCLMAVWPGEPPISSMAGIPLCLDSESLRVPTGCTWYGKANRLSHDEPVSWAIIDEVATASWKTTVEPGLLALPAIVAEGGPCTGNPYDPSRLSAGQIIRQRRSAVAFDGKTAMPAATFFTMLSRVMPLAQGPVLQRPVPWDCLPWEPTIHLLLFVHRVEGIASGLYCLVRDQAKTDWLRQVMHDSFTWTKPQGCPNALPLFLLQEGDARRLAAQVSCGQEIAGDSAYSLGMVAEFDSSLHRHGPWFYRRLFWETGLIGQVLYLEAEAAGLRATGIGCYFDDPVHQTFGIKDQALQSLYHFTVGGPVEDSRLTTLPPYGPQTQ